In Vitis vinifera cultivar Pinot Noir 40024 chromosome 17, ASM3070453v1, one genomic interval encodes:
- the LOC100852903 gene encoding pentatricopeptide repeat-containing protein At5g40400 → MFRVSVGGILNDLFDRYFIQSRFQTPELRIPKLCPPYLEPRYASSIMNPTSIHAIKLNLYKCPLSLTVLRFILIPKFPYSSSSSSSLQTLNQSQTNSISNSLYHLLPQTQNPNNIVNLICSNLKQHNSNLALLHTEVNALLPHLGAQEISRVLLRCQSDSFTALSFFNWVKNDLGLRPSTQNYCIVVHTLAWSRNFSQAMKFLCELVELVKDDLPSEDVFKNLILCTEDCNWDPVVFDMLVKAYLRMGRVREGLRSFRRMLRVGFVPTVITSNYLLNGLLKLNYTDRCWEVYEEMERFGIAPNLYTFNILTHVLCKDGDTGKVNKFLEKMEEEGFDPDIVTYNTLINSYCRKGRLDDAFYLYKIMYRRGVVPDLVSYTALMNGLCKEGRVREAHQLFHRMVHRGLSPDIVTYNTLIHGYCKEGKMQESRSLLHDMIWNGISPDSFTCWVLVEGYGKEGKFLSALNLVVELQRFGVSISQDIYSYLIVALCRENRPFAAKNLLERMSKDGHKPELEIYNELIKSFCQCDCIAEALLLKMEMVDKEIKPNLATYRAVIGCLSRLSRSMEGESLVGEMVASGMLPDLEICRALFYGYCRENDIDKAESLLSFFAKEFQIHDTESFNALIRITSAKGDIARSLEIQDMMLKMGLLPNPLTCKYVIDGLWKARRVDSASLMK, encoded by the coding sequence ATGTTTAGGGTTAGTGTGGGGGGCATTCTGAACGATTTGTTTGACCGTTATTTCATACAAAGTCGGTTCCAAACCCCTGAACTGCGGATTCCAAAGCTTTGTCCCCCGTATCTGGAGCCTAGGTACGCTAGTTCTATTATGAATCCTACTTCAATCCATGCTATTAAGCTTAATCTCTACAAATGCCCACTCTCATTAACAGTTTTGCGCTTCATCCTTATACCAAAATTTCcctattcttcttcttcttcttcatctctgCAAACCCTTAACCAATCTCAAACCAATTCAATCTCAAACTCACTCTATCACCTTCTCCCCCAAACCCAAAACCCCAACAACATTGTCAATCTCATCTGCTCTAATCTCAAGCAACACAATTCCAATCTTGCCCTTCTTCACACAGAAGTGAACGCGCTTCTCCCTCATCTGGGCGCCCAGGAAATTTCTAGGGTTCTGTTGAGATGCCAATCTGATTCCTTCACGGCTCTCTCTTTCTTCAATTGGGTAAAAAATGATCTGGGTCTGAGACCCAGTACCCAGAACTATTGTATTGTCGTTCATACGTTGGCATGGTCTAGGAATTTTTCCCAAGCAATGAAATTTTTATGTGAATTGGTGGAGTTGGTTAAGGATGATTTGCCCAGTGaagatgttttcaaaaatttgattttgtgtACTGAAGATTGTAATTGGGACCCTGTTGTCTTCGATATGCTTGTTAAGGCCTATCTGAGAATGGGGCGGGTTCGAGAGGGTTTAAGAAGTTTTAGGAGGATGTTAAGGGTTGGTTTTGTCCCCACTGTGATTACCTCAAATTATCTTTTGAATGGATTGTTGAAGCTGAATTATACTGATCGGTGTTGGGAAGTTTATGAAGAAATGGAAAGATTTGGGATAGCTCCAAATTTGTatacatttaatattttgaCTCACGTTCTATGCAAGGATGGGGATACAGGTAAGGTGAACAAGTTCTTAGAGAAGATGGAAGAAGAAGGGTTCGACCCTGATATTGTGACTTATAATACACTGATAAATAGCTATTGTAGGAAAGGAAGGCTGGATGATGCATTTTATCTGTATAAGATCATGTATAGGAGGGGTGTGGTGCCAGATTTGGTATCATATACTGCCTTGATGAATGGTCTTTGTAAAGAAGGGAGGGTGAGAGAAGCTCATCAGCTCTTCCATAGGATGGTTCATAGAGGGCTGAGTCCAGATATTGTAACATACAACACTCTTATTCATGGTTATTGCAAGGAGGGAAAGATGCAAGAATCAAGGTCATTGTTGCATGACATGATATGGAATGGGATCTCTCCAGACAGTTTCACTTGTTGGGTACTTGTGGAAGGATATGGGAAAGAGGGTAAATTTCTTTCAGCTTTGAATTTGGTTGTGGAGCTTCAGAGATTTGGAGTTTCAATATCACAGGATATTTATTCTTACCTAATAGTGGCTTTGTGTCGGGAGAATCGGCCTTTTGCAGCCAAGAACCTTTTGGAGAGAATGTCTAAAGATGGCCACAAGCCTGAGTTGGAGATTTATAATGAGTTAATCAAATCATTCTGCCAATGTGATTGTATAGCAGAGGCTTTACTACTGAAAATGGAGATGGTAGATAAGGAAATAAAGCCCAATTTAGCTACTTATAGAGCTGTTATAGGCTGCTTGAGTAGATTAAGTAGAAGTATGGAGGGTGAATCATTAGTGGGTGAAATGGTTGCATCTGGCATGCTACCTGATTTGGAAATTTGCAGGGCTTTATTTTATGGGTACTGCAGGGAAAATGATATTGATAAAGCAGAATCACTATTGAGCTTCTTTGCCAAGGAATTCCAAATTCATGACACAGAAAGTTTTAATGCACTTATCAGAATTACCAGTGCAAAGGGTGACATTGCTAGGTCATTGGAGATCCAGGATATGATGCTGAAAATGGGGCTTTTGCCAAATCCACTGACATGCAAGTATGTGATTGATGGCTTATGGAAAGCCAGGAGGGTGGACTCTGCAAGCTTGatgaaatga